The proteins below are encoded in one region of Deltaproteobacteria bacterium:
- a CDS encoding phosphoribosylformylglycinamidine cyclo-ligase, with protein MAKPKKDRYAEAGVDIDAGNRLVERIKPLVSTTFKSGVITDIGGFAGLFSLHVQDFKDPVLVSSTDGVGTKLKVAFLMDKHDTIGIDLVAMCVNDIMVQGAFPLFMLDYISMGKLNVDKAVEIVKGIVEGCREADCSLIGGETAEMPGFYGEDEYDIAGFVVGLTDNDQLLDGSEIAVGHQLVGIASSGLHSNGYSLVRKIFFEELKMSVNDYVEDFGRTLGEELLEPTRIYARAIRNMRRDFKIYGIAHITGGGLMENLPRILPRQCKVVVNTRSWTPQPVFQYLQRVGKISREEMMRTFNNGLGLAMTVAEEDLDEILLRLEAMGETAYHIGSVEAREENEDPIRFDG; from the coding sequence ATGGCAAAGCCTAAGAAGGATCGGTACGCGGAGGCCGGCGTGGATATCGATGCCGGCAACCGCCTCGTGGAACGCATAAAGCCCCTGGTAAGCACCACCTTCAAGTCAGGGGTCATCACGGATATTGGGGGTTTCGCCGGCCTCTTTTCCCTGCATGTCCAGGACTTCAAGGATCCCGTACTGGTCTCCTCGACCGACGGTGTCGGGACCAAGCTCAAGGTGGCCTTTCTGATGGACAAACATGACACCATCGGGATCGATCTGGTGGCCATGTGCGTCAACGATATCATGGTGCAGGGGGCCTTTCCCCTTTTCATGCTCGATTACATCTCCATGGGCAAACTGAACGTCGACAAGGCCGTTGAGATTGTAAAGGGGATCGTCGAGGGATGCAGGGAAGCGGACTGTTCCCTTATCGGTGGAGAAACGGCCGAAATGCCCGGCTTTTACGGAGAGGACGAGTACGACATCGCGGGTTTTGTGGTGGGATTGACGGACAACGACCAACTCCTGGACGGTTCCGAGATCGCCGTGGGGCATCAACTCGTGGGGATCGCTTCAAGCGGCCTTCACAGCAACGGCTATTCCCTGGTGAGAAAGATTTTCTTCGAAGAACTCAAGATGTCGGTCAACGACTACGTGGAAGATTTCGGACGAACTCTCGGTGAAGAACTCCTGGAACCAACGAGGATCTATGCCCGCGCCATCCGGAACATGCGGCGGGATTTCAAGATTTACGGTATCGCCCATATCACGGGCGGAGGTCTCATGGAAAACCTCCCACGAATCCTTCCCAGGCAGTGCAAGGTGGTCGTCAACACCCGTTCCTGGACGCCGCAGCCTGTCTTTCAATATCTCCAAAGGGTGGGAAAGATATCACGGGAGGAAATGATGCGCACCTTCAACAATGGGCTCGGCCTGGCCATGACCGTTGCCGAGGAGGACCTGGATGAGATTCTCTTAAGGCTCGAAGCCATGGGGGAAACCGCCTATCACATCGGGTCCGTGGAAGCTCGGGAGGAAAATGAAGATCCCATCCGATTCGACGGTTAG
- a CDS encoding DUF523 domain-containing protein gives MKIPSDSTVSRVPTFEKVPILVSACLLGLHCRYDGREKGAPALMAFAPSARFIPFCPEQLGGLPTPRPPAHIKGGDGRDVIHGRAKVLNEAGEDVTRAFLRGAAEGLHLARTFGAGIILLKDKSPSCGIHSPYCESPSGEGMGVAAALFARSGYRILEIGPDDSFPPKELIEWIGKASPSPSSVLPGERQVPGPRHWEKGISGTRSA, from the coding sequence ATGAAGATCCCATCCGATTCGACGGTTAGCCGAGTACCGACCTTTGAAAAGGTCCCCATCCTGGTGAGCGCCTGTCTTCTCGGCCTCCATTGCCGATACGACGGCCGGGAAAAGGGAGCCCCGGCCCTCATGGCCTTCGCCCCATCCGCCCGGTTCATCCCATTCTGCCCGGAACAACTGGGAGGGCTTCCCACGCCGCGCCCCCCCGCCCATATCAAGGGAGGAGACGGCCGGGACGTCATCCATGGCAGGGCCAAGGTCCTGAACGAGGCGGGGGAAGACGTGACCCGGGCCTTCTTGAGGGGGGCGGCGGAGGGCTTGCATCTTGCACGGACCTTCGGAGCGGGAATCATCCTGCTCAAGGACAAGAGCCCTTCCTGCGGTATCCATTCTCCCTATTGCGAAAGTCCTTCAGGAGAAGGGATGGGCGTGGCGGCGGCCCTCTTTGCTCGATCGGGGTATAGGATCCTGGAAATCGGCCCCGACGATTCATTCCCCCCCAAGGAACTCATCGAATGGATCGGGAAGGCATCTCCTTCTCCATCTTCAGTCCTCCCCGGGGAACGCCAAGTCCCCGGACCAAGACATTGGGAGAAAGGCATTTCCGGCACCCGATCCGCCTGA